The Thunnus thynnus chromosome 1, fThuThy2.1, whole genome shotgun sequence nucleotide sequence GAAATATGTAAGAGGCTTTTTGCTTCATAATGCCATCCTGTGTGAGTTATTTTGAATTTGACATCCtgctaacagacagacagaaacactaGACAACATGTGGTAACCTTATAAAATGAGGGCTGACACCACTCAAATCATCACAAACAAATCGTATTTCTGTTTATAAATACTTTATTGTTCATAGTTCATTTCAAAGACAAATGTGAGGCATTCATTAAGTCCAAATACTTTTCCCCATGTACAGTACTTAGACATATACACATTGGATGGGAATCACACTTAAACATCTACTCAAGATCCTCTGAAAACAACTagacaacataaaataaataaagtgactaCTCCATAGTTCTAGTGTTTTCCCAAGCAGTGCAATGTGTAAAGATCAGTAATGACAAAGTGTTCACTCatcaatatatacagtatatataaaatTGTTTTACTTTATACATCATTCTCTTGCTATGGTTATGACTGAGTCAGAATGCCTTCTGACATGCATCTACTGTTCATAGCTGTAGCAGCTTTGTGTCCACGTTTCCTGGTACGCAGAGTGTAAAAGAAGTCCACCAACACAAGGTTTTGTCTGTGTGGCTGCAGCACATGTGAGGTGCTTATATTTGGGGCCTCACATGCCCTGGTTTGAGGTAATTAAAGGGGCACAAGGTGTACATCTTACAGTCCGTCCACCTGTTGGTATTGTGGTCCTCCATCTgttcctctgtctcctcctcacTGAAACCCTCCACCTCATATTCATCTGAGCTTATCTTCCCTGTGCTGTTCCCCCTCAAGCGAATGATCTTTTGGACCTTTGTCTCTGCCGTCTGGAGACTTGAGTGACACATGTTGCATACTCGTAACTGCTTTGTCGGGTGAATGTGTTCAATCACCGCTCGCTTTTTGGAACACGCACCGCACACCACAAAGCCACATTTTCTGCAGTGGTGTCGACGCTGGGTAAAGGTGAACTTGTCAGAGCAGCGCATGCAGATGGCGGAGGCCTCGTCCGGAATCCAGGTCATGGCAAAGGTAGAACTGGACCTGCAAATGCCGCTCTGTAGCAGTCTGGACTGGCAGTCCTCTATGTGTTCAATCCAGGCCAGCTTCTCCTCATGAGAAGCGGCTGCCACATAGAAGGACTTGCGTGGTGTACGGATCAGCCACTGGTTCTTCATTTGCATGCTGTCCTCCAAGTCTTCCAGCTGGATGTCCtctgaaatgataaaaagatGGCATGTTGATACAAGGTAAGAAAGGTGTGGAAACTATAGTGTGGTCAACAAGCTTGTTCACCAAGACAGGTTTGCCCTGACtggattttctgtatttttttaaagacttcCCAGTTCTTTACAGGCATCCTTTGTTTCAAAATGTCTAGTTAGAAGGAGTCGCATTCACTTTTGGAAGTGACAGTTTTTTGTCATTGTAaccatatttttcattttattagtgTTGAGGTGGAGCCAGCAAACTTTATCAAGTCCCCTAAATAATATATTACAGCTGTCACTGCCTATGTAACCAAACAACTTCCAAACgactgtcaaagcactttgaaaCCCTACAAATGATacaatcaagtttattttactCTGATCTTTCTAGAAGCAGATAAGTTGCTCACCTAGAGGGATGATCTGCTGTTTTTTGTGCCAGTGGCCGTGCAGAATGATGCTGCCATACACCAGCACATCGTTGAAAAGGTAGAATACCTTCGGCTGTGGCCCCCGTCGGCTCTGCTTCATCAGCCGGCCCTCTCCAATCAGAACCCGATCCATCTGGGCCAGGGGCTTGCTCAACGGCCCAAATGAGTTCTCCACAGCGTGGATCCGTTTACGGTTCCTCTGAGTATGTGTTAGACGGTCCATCATGGTGTCTTTGTTTCTGTAGTGGTTCACAAGTCAACGAGAATCTGTTTCTCGGCAGTACTGTCAGCAGTAGGAGTATCTTTGTTGATGGATGCTGGATGTTGTCGTGTATTCGTCTTGTTTGTCTAGTGAGACAAGCAGCCCAGCAGAAACACTTTAACGCTCTTCTTGATGATGCAACGGGGCTTTCCAAAGAAAGCTCAGCTTTTGAGATAAACTCATTTTGCAAGAAGGAAGGGGGCGGAGCTACAGTTGAATTCACTTGAACAGCATTTCACATCAGCATTTTACATAATAGGAAGATTTTTGGGAACTTTTTGGGACTGAAATCTCTTGTTGCTGGGCACTTTGCTGGGCaaggaaacattttaaataatatatccAGTTTTATGAGATGATATTACATAGAAGTTATGTCTATTGACTGAGTCGGAGATTGATTGTATATATTTGACTgtctggtggcactagaggatgGATGTATACCTGTATTTCATAATGCACTCCATCAACAACCGTAATTTTAAAAGATGATGCATTTTACATATTGAACAACAATTACTAAAACCATGAATGTGATATCTAGtgcacaaaaaatgattttggaTGACACAAAATGAGAAACTAGAAAAGCCAAAACAATAGAGTGAGATGTAAAGCtgaatatactatatatatataaaatactgtcaGACTGGTGGAGTGACTCATCCAGCATCTGGACTGAAAACTAGGAATGTCATCAAACTGCCACATGTTACTAGATGTTTGTCATTCATGTTTCTCATATGAAAATTTTCTACTTTGATTAGAGTTTATTAAATCATTCTTCCTTCCAGCAACTGGCTATGTGAATAAACCACAAACTGCTGTATGCTTTTAGTCATCATACCAGACATATCTGGGTGACTTACAGGAAGTGGCAAACGCATGCATGGCAAGAATACAGGTGAGACTGTAACAAGCAGGTCAAGCAGCTTGTTGCAGTACAAATAAGGAAATTCATTTTAAGCTACATTCATTTTTTGGGCACATCTGGGCAGCAGAAGaagttgaaaacacatcatGACAATGGCTGTGTCACAAAATCACATTCACTATTCCTACACAATAAAAACTCACTTGTTAAAGCTACAGTGAGCAGTAAAATCAGATTTCTGACACTAATTTATTTTTGCATCATAACTGTCAAGTGTCCAAACAATGGGAACTGCTTTTAGAATGCTAGCAGCGTGACTTTAAGGATGTAAATGTTGGTCTGTTTGTAAATCCACCACTTCTGTCCACACTGACAtctctcaacaactgttggatggattatcttaaaattttacaaatattCATGATCCACAGAAGATGAATCTTAGTGATTTGGTGGAATTTCTGAGGGCACTATAAAGTGCATAGATTTCATCCTCAGAATTCAGACAGCAGTGGAAAGTAAATATAGTGGACTATATAGCAAATGGAGAGTGATTTCTGATGCAGCCATATCACCCATataatcattcatttggagttgtgtgcCACTTGATCATTGTTAAAGCTAAAAGGGTAGTGAATATTAGACTGTTTTTGATCtcttagctgctaaatgccaGTCACTAACTATGTCTGGctcagtgggtttatcagatttctcactgaaaacagctgtgtgctgctggaaatgaggcTGATGGTAGTGAGGGTCAAACAAAACTGTGAAGTAAAAACAATGAACtaaaagacagtaaaaaaaaaatctctgtagAGCTCtctgggttcatcactatgagtgacccctttgacattacatttatcatttgagcccatgtttaaaaatattgattagtgtaACTTTAAACACAATCAACCCGTTATTGACAAGGTGTTTTCATTTGGTCCAGAGGAATTTTAACTCACAGCTGATCGAGTTACTTTAATATCACAGTACAAATGTCAGCAAGTTTAAAGATGAAGTGTTCATCAACCAAGAGCTATATTTATTATGCAGTTTGGATGAAACAAAAGGTCAGTCAATGCATTAGTTGGAATTGTACAGTGATAAAACAATACTTGATGtattgaaatataaaacataaagcaACAGTGTGAGCCATTTTAACCTTGAAAGTGGAGTTGTGTCATATCTTCCATACATGTCTAGACACTAACTTCCTCAATAGTTCCAGACTGACTAAGGGCCCGTTCCTACCTTCAATGTACACGTTTTACCAGTTAATCCTAGTTATACAAGAGGGCTTTCTGAGATGTGCCTTAAATATAGTACCTTATTGACCAAGTAGGAGTCATAGATGAAGATTAATTCTGGAGTGTGCTCCATGTGCACACAGCCTGTATACATTTGTGACTTCACATTATGTCACAGATACACACCTGAAAGGGGATTATGCAGTCTTGATGTCAATCTGATCTAATCTTTTTATGAAACCTCTGCGTGCATTCCTCTGAACACTACTGACGTCTGTGCCACCAGCTCTGTGGTGTCGGGAAGTGGTTAGACGACTTTTCTCACAGAATGGTATACTACGAGGGCAGTTTGGGGGGCATGGATATGTGTCCAGATAATGTATATGTGATCAGATAATCATCATCAACGATGTCATTACTGTCACTCAACATTTACACTATTATTTTATTCTGGCAGAAAAAGCTCACATCccaccatgtttcacattttctgttccAAAAAGGCACAAAGAAGTCCTGCATGATgtttcctgaaaacaaaaaaaagttgaagaCAGACTTTCTTCTCTGGCCTTTACTGTACATtataacaaaattataaataCTAAAACTGATAAAGTCAACCACTGCTATCTGACAGCAGTATTTTCTCCATACATGAGCCATCTCTTTTTATGACtctcccataatgcaacacactTTGTTAGACCCTTTATACATGGCCTTGACATCATCAGAATGATCTCAGTTTGGTGATTTACCTCATGTTATAAATGACCAATACACATTCATAAACTGGTCATTGCAGTTCCTTCTGATGGCCAGTAGAGGGCTATACAAGTGTCTCTTCATGTCAGTGTGGAATGTCTGCACCGCATCCTGTATCACACTCGCTGCCATCACAAGTCAATGGTTCCTCTGACTTTGAACTTCTTGGCTGAGCGTTCACTGGCTCGCTGCTCGAACTTGCTCCCGTAGATGTGAGAGACAAAGCCGTTGATCTCCACTGCAAACACACTGTTCCTCTTGGGGATCACTGTCACCCCGTGAGTGGAGGGTGaggagggaaataaaaaaaaaaaaaaagaggaataatgTGTTAATCTGGTAAGAAGTGAAACTTAAACACTAGTTTAAGTGTCTACAGTGATAAATACTGCAGTATTGACATTATTTGTCTTGTGATTGTCTTTTCTGTTGTGTAAAACgttattcaattatttatttatttagcatttagctctggCAATAATGTGATCAACTCATGAGATCAACATGTTATCAACatgcatgtctgaaaggggcGATATGGTTGGAAATATATGAACAGGAACATTATAACACACACGATATCATATGGaaaattaatgtaaaatcaTAACGATTAATCAATGGAACCTTCAATTActagttttgttcattttaattatgaTTTGCTCTCCGTTATGGATTTGGACTGGCAGTGTTGTGAAATGATAACATTATTTCACAAACGATTATTCAAATATTGCCCAGTCTTACCTACAACAACTATACTAGACAACATCTCAGCTCATACAATAATATCAATATTATGTCAATGTATCTCCCAACTCTCCTTTGCAGCAtatgttaccatggtgatctgCTTCATCACAGCAGACAGCCCAGCCTGAAGACACAGTCTGGCTAACTGAGTAACCTGAGCCCAAACATACAAGTGTCTACCTTTCAGTTTGTCCTCTTTGGTGATGATTTTGAAGACATGTTTGAACTCTTGGACTAGAATCCCTGTCGTCCCCACATATGACGGGCATTTGGACCGAACCACTGTGAGAgtgacaagaaaatgaaaagcttTGACAACACTGTCATGTAGTGatgtgagttgatcatagacTGAtcagaaacagctccaaagagtaaaagcAGCAATAACATAGTATCCCTCAGGAATGAGGCTCCTAGTACTGCTGTACTTCTATCTAAAATCTCGTCTGTGAGGTTACCTTTCTTCCGTGTCCTTACAGCTAATTTGCATTGCTGCATCACATAATTATATTAGTGATTAAAGTCAGTGTGTTGTAGTCTTGAGAGGAAACTAAACATCTACCTGTGATGATGGCACCATGGAAGTCTGCTTTCAAAAGCTTCTGCTGCACAAACTGTGGACTGCTGCAAAAACAACATAAGCTTATGAGACTGACTGCAGGACTTCTGACATAGCTTCTAACGGACAATTTAAAGAGCAGTGTCAGAGTAGACATCTGTAAAGCTCCAAGCTGACTTACCATGTTGGTTTCAATCCACTGCACAGGTCAATAATGTACTGTCTCCAGAGGTCATGCAGAGGCAGGAAAAGCTCGTATCTACAGCGATAATGACAAAGACAGCGAGGAGCTACAAAACAGCTGGGTTGACTGGAAATGTATCATAATGAATTAGACTAGAATATATTGATGTTACTTCATTCACTGTAaaatccaatgttttttttcatatgaggTTTGTGACTAACTTCTGGTGTTCAGGCTTGATGTGGAAGATCTTCATCGCTCTCTTTTGCCGAGCGTTCAGTCCTTTGGCTTTCTTgctgttcctcttcttctccttcttggGCCTGGCATAGCCCAGGATCACAGCCTTGTGACTCAGCATGGTCTTCAGGTCATGGCGTGTGTGCTGCTGGATGCTGTTCTTCAGGAAAGCCTGGGTGAAGGCCTCTGCTTTAGAGCTGGTCTGAGACTGGGAATGAGACAACGACACAAGGACATTTTATAAAAAGGTTATGTAAATGTCGTTTGAATTACATAGTTCACAGTTACACTACATGTAGCAGTAGCTGTCAACTGAGAGACATCTGTTCACCTCAACACCGAGAACCTTCACCAGGTCACCAGGAATCTTGGCTCGAACAAGCGCTTCTGTTGaaaagatacaaacaaaatCTGATTAATTCACTGAGGCGCTGAAGCAGACTGCTGGAGTGGTTCAGATGCTGGCTGTTGTGGGGAcctttgaaaaggaaaaaaaagctcttgTGACAGTTCACATAATGATGTGATTATATAAATTGTTGCAAATTCAAAATGTGTTCAAAAAAAGTCATTCATTTTGGCCTCCTTTGTCATTTTCCAGGCCTGAAGTCGAGTCTGACTGGTGCATTATTCTTGTCTGTGTGAATATGTATTAAAGCTTTTGATTCATGCATAAACTTAGAAAATAATAACCAGCATTATAAGGGATAATTACGGTCTGCCTTGATTTGTATTAGTCCCGAGAATGGAATATTTCAGTGATTAAAGAGACTTTTAGAAAAGCAGAAGCTGCACCTGATTCAAACTGGTTTTCTATGGAAGTCATTGATGTGTAGATGCAGCACTGATGTAATGTCTTACCCTTGACTTGACCCTTTGCTAGCTGAAGGTAGAAGATAACTAATAAGACTTAAATATATACAGCCTATCTGTTTGTtgccaacacacacaataccagAGCAGTATTATGACTTACACCTGGGTTTGTTTGAATGTAAGAATGTAACACTTGCTAAAGTTTTATTCAAACTGTCCAcctatgtttattttgttaacAGGCTACATTTGGATAAGCTAATGTTAATGAGGTGGCTTCTCATTCATGTGTTGCCTTTGTTCCAGTCATTTGTGTTTCAATTAATTCCAGGTGTCATtgctttgtcattgttgttatttAACAACTGGTTATACACATTTCTCaacatttgttttactgtattgtgTTCTCAAATCTTAACATAGTTCTCTTCACCAAAATGCACAACAGATAACTTCACATCCAAAATAAACACTGGTCTAAAACACGTCAGTCTCTGTATTTTTCAGGAATGTCTGTGTCCCTTAAACCTTAACTCTGCTCGTCTTCGACAAGTAAACTCACCGTCCATTTGCGCGTTTTTGCGGACTTCCAGAAGAAAACCTGGTTAATTTTAATAAACACATGTGTTGTGAATCGGGTCCTCCTGCTGGTTTTTATCTCTTCTTCGTGTGTTTCCGGCAGACAGTCCGCTGTGAGGCGTAATGTCGCCCTCTACAGCCAGCAACACGCACAGCAAGCCAAGTCGGATTCACAGCCAAGTAACTTACAAGTACATTTACAAGTTTTCAGTATATTCATGAGAAACCTTTAACTGCTTATATTATTATGTCCTTACAGGACAAGTGACATATTGTCAACAGTATAACATCCTACTTCTCACGACTcattcttttccttttaaagcctgcttctttttttctttgttaaaatATTGATCTTCCCAACATTATATTCAGGTAGCAGCAGGGtgagctctctctgtctgtcattctTCAAAGCCAACAAGGCAGCTGCAGCATCAGAACAACATCATAAATagttgataaaaaaacaaccaaaacttTATGTATGTAGCACTTTTCATCACGAGGTTACAATGTGATTTACAAAATACAAGATAATTAAGATAACCTTGTATCTTGATTATtatggtaaaataaataaaaatatatcacatatatcaaAGAGAATAAACATACTTCTTCAGTTGAAGTAAGCTATAGAATGATAATAGAATGACTTAGAATAAGACAATGTACATtctcatgaaagaggaaatggcacattcttcctcttacaaatgaaaagttgagcAAACAAACTCACTCTTGCTCAATTCAATGCACCCtgaggttttgctgctacagcttTATTTCGTCTGGTATGACCTACGATAGTAAACTTTAATAGACTTCGCTGTAAAACAGACATTGCTGATTCAGTTTGTTGACTTTATGATTTTTCTCCATGAGTGAACACTATATTATAGAAGTTTGATGAGCTGCAGACAGGAAGGAGATGTGTTGTTTGCCAggaaacagcaacaacattCAATAAGACTGCCCCTTCCAAAGACTGCTTCaaatctggcaaaaaaaaaggagcctTTATTTGCCTGATTAATGGACGCCACATGCTCTGAGTTATAATAAACTAAGGTTGgtttttttctgtgcaaaaacacatttcagtgcaCAAAAAGAGGATTGTGGGTATATTTTGTCCACTATCTCTTACACTGGACGTGCATTAGGAAAGTCTCTCTTGATGGCCAGTATAAACAGTTTTGGAATGGTGTACATATATGGACAACTattgttttgagacagacttgaaaaatgtgaatctataatttaaaacattaatgacACTCTAGCAGAGtgacaaaacaatcccaactcaTGGTCCACTTACTTGCTTTTTCAAGACCTTCAACTGTATCACACACTGCTCATCAGAAATGGGAGTTAGTGGTGTTGTTATGAAGACGGATCTTTTGACATGCAAGTTCTTTTAGTCTGCATTGGTTtatgaaagttcattcttggtACAAGAAAGCTCTGTacaaagctagtaagtggaccttgagttgggattgttttgtcaaactactgtttccaagGCCAATTATGAACTTTCATGTTTACTCCAGTACAGTGGTTGACAAACTGCTTTTGCctttaaaagtacaaaaaatgtCCCACACCAGTGTAAACCAATGTATCCTTTTAAACCATTAATATCATAagtaaatatgataaaatgagAAAGttgaatgttattttaattacCTAATTATATAATTTAACATGTCATTTTGCTGTCTGAATAAATCTTAACTGTAGTGTGAAAGcgcttttgttttttatttcctcattcaACTTTACTTCTTCTCCACATTTTTCCACCTGACATCCACATCATCCCTGCAACACCTCTACACCCGCCAGGAGACGCCCACCGCTCTAGTCAATGATTGTGTATTACTGGATGTTGTAATAAATTCAAACAATCATACAacagtgctgctgctctgtatgACCTGTgaccctctgtgtgtgtgtgtgtgtgagggagaaaCAGGTAATATGGTGAGACAGGGGGAGTGCCAGGACATTACAGCTAACTGGccaatttaaaactgaaatgaagGTCAAACTTTCAAGTGAGGCGCTtcttttcatataaaaaaaataaataaatagaaaaagctcaataaaatcacaaaataagtttgcaaaatatttatttaaaatctactttttacaaacattttacataGTTCAAGCTGAAATACACACTGTATCTCAAGTtaaatgaaatatcagaaaattgcATTCCAACTTTACAATAAACTTCTGTCTATAACATTCTTTCCCCAATTCTTATTTTTACAGATAAAATGCATTGAAGTTGTACTTATATAAATACCAAGGCATATCATTGCcatttctagaaaaaaaaaaacattcaaataaaacaaggcGTCAGTCAAAAGGAGTGGGCATATCCCTTTTTACCCTTTGagttaaaaaaatctgaatacaCTGGCTCGATGGCAGAAACCACTGTGCAAAGACAGAACTGTGTTCATATTGTAGATGGTAATCCAGCATGCAGCCTTCAGCCACACCAGCACCACAAACACTCCCAGAATACATTCACCtgaagcccctttcacacacacacatcactccTGAAATGTTTTGGAAATTTTTACTGTAGTGGTGACTCAGATGTGGATTTATAGCAGTGACAttaacagcataaaaatatgCAGACAGTATTTACATGtctgttaaaaaaacacttcagtatgaaatattaaatttacttcCAGCAATAAGTTTCTGTCCTACGTCCCATTTGTCTGATTGTTAGTTAGCAGGATGTCTCAAAAACCTGTTTCCACATGTCAGTAAAAGTAAATGAGTCCGTCAGCCAACAAGGAACAAGTGACTCCTTTTTGGTGTGGATCCAGGTATTTCTTATCACTGTGACATATAAACACTTTGAGCATTTTCTGATGATAAAAGACAAGGCACATGCTGTCCATGACTGTGACTATGTGTTGTATAGAGACTCTCTACAGAGCcagaacaaaaatgaaaaaatgaagcctcCCCCATGTGCAGGGACACTTTGGTGGTGGTACAGAATACACTCTGTGCAGTTAAAAGTGTGTTTCCTGCTTCCTGGAACatactaaaaaaaatattccccTGAAACTCCCTGAACAAGagataatgtctttttttatcctCCTTTAGACAACAGCTAAACTGCACAGTTAttcctctgttttgtctgattgaAACTGACAGGGGCCTATAGAGGCTATTTTTACAGCGGGTTGGGTCAGTGAAGCAGGTTTGAACCTCTGATCATCGCTGCTGATGGTCGGCAAACAAGCCACAGAGATAAAGaatcatttagtgcaaaaagcTTTTCAAATCCATCATTAAGGTACTCTGTGACAGCTGGCTACTGTTAACAAGCTgtacaggctgctgctgttcctCTTCTCTATGTAGCTTAATAAATGGTAGCTTAAAATAGAGGAAATAGTTATGATACAGGAAGTATAactaataataactaatatCACTGTTTAACAGCCCAGATCAGATGATCAAACTGTGAAGCTAACGTTCCTCCAAGGTGTCGTTATTGTTCAATATGTCAGTCAAAGTTAATCAAGTAAAACTTAAGAGGCTTTGTATAAAGAAGCTAAAAGTAACTTTTATCAAAGTCTTTGTGTGATCACTCAGAGATATGTTTTACTTATTGCTCCTTCAGttcaacatttgaaatgaaaactttccatattcagagattctggacTTTTCAATAAGGGAGGAG carries:
- the pop4 gene encoding ribonuclease P protein subunit p29, with product MDEALVRAKIPGDLVKVLGVESQTSSKAEAFTQAFLKNSIQQHTRHDLKTMLSHKAVILGYARPKKEKKRNSKKAKGLNARQKRAMKIFHIKPEHQKYELFLPLHDLWRQYIIDLCSGLKPTCSPQFVQQKLLKADFHGAIITVVRSKCPSYVGTTGILVQEFKHVFKIITKEDKLKVIPKRNSVFAVEINGFVSHIYGSKFEQRASERSAKKFKVRGTIDL
- the plekhf1 gene encoding pleckstrin homology domain-containing family F member 1, producing the protein MMDRLTHTQRNRKRIHAVENSFGPLSKPLAQMDRVLIGEGRLMKQSRRGPQPKVFYLFNDVLVYGSIILHGHWHKKQQIIPLEDIQLEDLEDSMQMKNQWLIRTPRKSFYVAAASHEEKLAWIEHIEDCQSRLLQSGICRSSSTFAMTWIPDEASAICMRCSDKFTFTQRRHHCRKCGFVVCGACSKKRAVIEHIHPTKQLRVCNMCHSSLQTAETKVQKIIRLRGNSTGKISSDEYEVEGFSEEETEEQMEDHNTNRWTDCKMYTLCPFNYLKPGHVRPQI